From a region of the Streptomyces venezuelae genome:
- the serB gene encoding phosphoserine phosphatase SerB, producing the protein MSASQTSDVPTLLVKIFGKDRPGITAGLFDTLAAYSVDVVDIEQVVTRGRIVLCALVTKPDGGAEGDLRATVHSWAESLRMQAEILSGTGDNRPRGSGRSHVTVLGHPLTAESTAAIAAKITGTGGNIDRIFRLAKYPVTAVEFAVSGVETEPLRTALATASAHIGVDVAVVSAGLHRRAQRLVVMDVDSTLIQDEVIELFAAHAGCEAEVAEVTERAMRGELDFEQSLHARVALLAGLDASVVDKVRAEVQLTPGARTLIRTLKRLGYQVGVVSGGFTQVTDDLRERLGLDFASANTLEIVDGKLTGKVTGEIVDRAGKARLLRRFAAEADVPLSQTVAIGDGANDLDMLNAAGLGVAFNAKPVVREAAHTAVNVPFLDAVLYLLGITREEIEAADLV; encoded by the coding sequence ATGAGCGCATCGCAGACCTCCGACGTCCCCACCCTCCTCGTCAAGATCTTCGGCAAGGACCGTCCCGGGATCACCGCCGGGCTGTTCGACACCCTCGCCGCCTACTCCGTCGACGTCGTCGACATCGAGCAGGTCGTCACCCGTGGCCGCATCGTCCTGTGCGCCCTCGTCACCAAGCCCGACGGCGGAGCCGAGGGCGATCTGCGGGCCACGGTCCACAGCTGGGCCGAATCCCTCAGGATGCAGGCCGAGATCCTCTCCGGTACCGGTGACAACCGGCCGCGCGGCAGCGGCCGCTCGCACGTCACCGTGCTCGGGCACCCGCTGACCGCCGAGTCCACGGCGGCCATCGCCGCGAAGATCACCGGCACCGGCGGCAACATCGACCGTATCTTCCGGCTCGCCAAGTACCCGGTGACAGCGGTGGAGTTCGCCGTCTCCGGTGTCGAGACGGAGCCGCTGCGCACCGCGCTGGCCACCGCCTCCGCGCACATCGGCGTGGACGTGGCCGTGGTCTCGGCCGGACTGCACCGCCGGGCCCAGCGCCTGGTCGTCATGGACGTGGACTCGACCCTCATCCAGGACGAGGTCATCGAGCTGTTCGCGGCGCACGCCGGGTGCGAGGCCGAGGTCGCCGAGGTCACCGAGCGGGCCATGCGCGGTGAGCTGGACTTCGAACAGTCGCTGCACGCCCGGGTGGCGCTGCTGGCGGGCCTGGACGCGTCCGTGGTGGACAAGGTGCGCGCCGAGGTGCAGCTGACGCCGGGTGCGCGGACCCTGATCCGCACGCTCAAGCGGCTCGGCTACCAGGTGGGTGTGGTCTCCGGCGGCTTCACCCAGGTGACGGACGATCTGCGGGAGCGGCTGGGGCTGGACTTCGCCTCCGCCAACACCCTGGAGATCGTCGACGGGAAGCTGACGGGCAAGGTCACCGGCGAGATCGTGGACCGCGCGGGCAAGGCCCGGCTGCTGCGCCGCTTCGCCGCGGAGGCCGACGTACCGCTGTCCCAGACGGTGGCCATCGGCGACGGCGCCAACGACCTGGACATGCTGAACGCGGCGGGGCTGGGTGTGGCCTTCAACGCCAAGCCGGTGGTCCGCGAGGCCGCGCACACGGCGGTGAACGTGCCCTTCCTCGACGCGGTGCTGTACCTGCTCGGCATCACCCGCGAGGAGATCGAGGCCGCCGACCTGGTCTGA
- a CDS encoding SGM_5486 family transporter-associated protein — translation MSPVLEPNPQDGRKKLGLVLGAFLAVTVIISVIATIASP, via the coding sequence ATGTCGCCCGTACTTGAACCGAACCCGCAGGACGGCCGCAAGAAGCTCGGCCTCGTGCTCGGTGCGTTCCTCGCCGTCACCGTGATCATCTCCGTCATCGCCACGATCGCCTCCCCGTGA
- a CDS encoding CynX/NimT family MFS transporter → MPDEETQTLDRSAAAAATRTPAAAPQATAQPTWLGPVLIVGIVLAALNLRPAITSLGALFEETRTGLGMSGTLAGLITSVPALCFAVFGVTAPRLSRRFGPAAVVCAGMAAVATGLLIRPFATGAVGFLAASALSLAGIALTNVLLPVIVKRYFPDRVGTMIGLYSMSLAAGTSLAAAATVPLTDALGGSWRTGLLVWAVLALLAVLPWLPVARASRRSARAGDPTTPTGSGTGPRVVRSRTAWALACYFGLQATGAYITMGWLPQIFRDAGVSAATAGVLLAVTMVMGVPLAFVIPGLAARMKNQGAIAVTLGVFGLVGYLGLYFAPAAGAWAWALLLGISNCAFPLVITMIGLRAKSPAGVVKLSAFAQSAGYLISIPGPLLVGALYQHSGGWDLPLALMAGLLVPQIALGVLAGRDRTIEDECGMGD, encoded by the coding sequence ATGCCCGACGAAGAAACCCAGACGCTCGACCGGTCCGCCGCGGCCGCCGCGACCCGCACCCCGGCCGCCGCCCCGCAGGCGACGGCTCAGCCGACCTGGCTCGGCCCGGTGCTCATCGTCGGCATCGTGCTGGCCGCCCTCAACCTGCGGCCCGCCATCACCAGCCTCGGCGCGCTCTTCGAGGAGACCCGCACGGGTCTCGGCATGAGCGGCACCCTCGCCGGACTGATCACCTCCGTCCCCGCCCTCTGCTTCGCCGTCTTCGGCGTCACCGCACCCCGGCTCTCCCGCCGCTTCGGCCCGGCCGCCGTCGTCTGCGCCGGCATGGCCGCGGTCGCCACCGGCCTGCTCATCCGCCCCTTCGCGACCGGTGCCGTCGGCTTCCTCGCCGCCAGCGCCCTGTCACTGGCCGGCATAGCCCTCACCAACGTGCTGCTCCCGGTGATCGTCAAGCGCTACTTCCCGGACCGGGTCGGCACCATGATCGGCCTGTACTCCATGTCCCTGGCCGCCGGCACCTCGCTCGCCGCCGCCGCGACCGTCCCGCTGACCGACGCGCTCGGCGGCAGCTGGCGCACCGGCCTGCTGGTCTGGGCCGTGCTCGCCCTGCTCGCCGTACTGCCGTGGCTGCCCGTCGCCCGCGCCTCCCGCCGCTCCGCCCGGGCCGGGGACCCCACCACCCCCACCGGGTCCGGGACCGGCCCGAGGGTCGTCCGCAGCCGCACCGCCTGGGCCCTGGCCTGCTACTTCGGCCTCCAGGCCACCGGTGCGTACATCACCATGGGCTGGCTCCCGCAGATCTTCCGCGACGCCGGCGTCTCCGCCGCCACGGCCGGAGTGCTCCTCGCCGTCACCATGGTCATGGGCGTCCCGCTCGCCTTCGTCATCCCCGGCCTCGCCGCCCGGATGAAGAACCAGGGAGCCATCGCCGTCACCCTCGGGGTCTTCGGCCTCGTCGGCTACCTCGGCCTGTACTTCGCCCCCGCCGCCGGAGCCTGGGCCTGGGCGCTCCTGCTCGGCATCTCCAACTGCGCCTTCCCCCTCGTCATCACCATGATCGGGCTGCGCGCCAAGTCCCCGGCCGGCGTGGTCAAGCTCTCCGCCTTCGCCCAGAGCGCCGGCTACCTCATCTCCATCCCCGGCCCCCTCCTCGTCGGCGCCCTCTACCAGCACAGCGGCGGCTGGGACCTGCCGCTCGCCCTGATGGCCGGACTCCTCGTACCGCAGATCGCGCTGGGCGTCCTCGCAGGACGGGACCGCACGATCGAGGACGAATGCGGCATGGGAGACTGA
- a CDS encoding FadR/GntR family transcriptional regulator, with the protein MPLTSPRRSALVDQVIAQLRNQITSGEWAVGARIPTEPELVELLGVARNTVREAVRALAHNGLLDIRQGSGTYVIATSELAGVMHRRFAGAEPRHIAELRSTLESSAARLAAERRTERDLVQLDALLARREEAWAGGDAEVFVAADVSLHMAVVTASHNDVLIELYADLGDLVADWLRADVGTELRPSAHLDHARLIEAIRRGDGDAAASEAAGYPFACLGKNAQEVPLTGAGD; encoded by the coding sequence ATGCCGCTGACCTCGCCCCGGCGCTCCGCACTCGTCGATCAGGTGATCGCCCAGCTGCGGAACCAGATCACCTCCGGCGAGTGGGCGGTCGGCGCCCGCATCCCGACCGAGCCGGAGCTCGTCGAGCTGCTCGGGGTCGCCCGAAACACGGTGCGTGAGGCCGTGCGGGCGCTGGCGCACAACGGGCTCCTCGACATCCGGCAGGGCTCGGGGACGTACGTCATCGCCACCAGCGAGCTGGCCGGCGTGATGCACCGCCGCTTCGCCGGGGCCGAGCCGCGGCACATCGCCGAGCTGCGTTCGACGCTGGAGTCCTCGGCGGCCCGGCTGGCGGCGGAGCGGCGCACCGAGCGGGACCTCGTCCAGCTGGACGCCCTGCTGGCGCGCCGCGAGGAGGCCTGGGCCGGCGGGGACGCGGAGGTGTTCGTGGCGGCGGACGTGAGTCTGCACATGGCGGTGGTGACCGCTTCGCACAACGACGTGCTGATCGAGCTGTACGCGGACCTCGGCGACCTGGTGGCCGACTGGCTGCGGGCGGACGTGGGGACCGAGCTGCGCCCTTCCGCCCATCTGGACCACGCCCGGCTGATCGAGGCGATCCGGCGGGGCGACGGGGACGCGGCGGCCTCGGAGGCCGCGGGCTACCCGTTCGCCTGCCTCGGCAAGAACGCGCAGGAGGTCCCGCTCACGGGCGCCGGTGACTGA
- a CDS encoding SixA phosphatase family protein, with protein sequence MSADTPRRIALLRHAKADWPEVSDHDRPLAERGRKDAPAVGLKLAETGIVFDLALCSTAARTRETWKLAVQEMPHRPKTHYEERLYDASLGELIALLNETSDEVSDLLVIGHNPGMHALADALSGRAEGDTMTRMTRTGFPTAALAVVSFTGSWKSVEHGVGTLLDYWTPKGL encoded by the coding sequence ATGAGCGCCGACACACCCCGCAGGATCGCCCTCCTCCGGCACGCCAAGGCCGACTGGCCCGAGGTGTCCGACCACGATCGACCGCTCGCGGAACGGGGCCGCAAGGACGCGCCGGCCGTCGGTCTGAAGCTCGCCGAAACCGGCATCGTCTTCGACCTGGCCCTGTGCTCCACCGCCGCCCGCACCCGCGAGACCTGGAAGCTCGCCGTCCAGGAGATGCCGCACCGGCCCAAGACCCACTACGAGGAGAGGCTCTACGACGCCTCGCTGGGCGAGCTCATCGCCCTGCTCAACGAGACCTCCGACGAGGTCTCCGACCTCCTCGTCATCGGGCACAACCCCGGCATGCACGCCCTCGCCGACGCCCTCTCGGGGCGCGCGGAGGGCGACACCATGACGCGTATGACCCGTACGGGCTTCCCGACCGCGGCCCTCGCCGTGGTCTCCTTCACCGGATCGTGGAAGTCCGTGGAACACGGAGTGGGCACCCTGCTCGACTACTGGACCCCCAAGGGCCTCTGA